From a single Gimesia fumaroli genomic region:
- a CDS encoding PLDc N-terminal domain-containing protein, with protein MGLLVGLVLTVIGFFLSVLAFVLWIWMLIDCLKNEPSVGNDKIIWALVIIFLNGIGALIYYLVRRPERIKQTGQ; from the coding sequence ATGGGCTTATTAGTCGGCCTGGTGCTTACAGTCATCGGATTTTTTCTTTCGGTATTAGCGTTTGTGCTCTGGATCTGGATGTTGATTGATTGTCTGAAAAATGAACCGTCTGTTGGCAACGATAAAATCATCTGGGCGTTAGTGATAATCTTTCTAAATGGGATTGGTGCTTTGATCTATTATCTGGTCCGTCGTCCCGAGCGTATTAAACAGACAGGGCAATAG
- a CDS encoding PLDc N-terminal domain-containing protein, whose translation MFSILGLIFGLLSFVIGILATIFWIWMLIDCLKNEPSVGNDKIIWALVIIFLNGIGALIYYLVRRPERIKQTGQ comes from the coding sequence ATGTTCTCAATCCTTGGTTTGATATTTGGATTACTGTCTTTTGTTATTGGTATTTTGGCGACTATTTTCTGGATCTGGATGCTGATTGATTGTCTGAAAAATGAACCGTCTGTTGGCAACGATAAGATCATCTGGGCGTTAGTCATAATCTTTCTAAATGGGATTGGTGCTTTGATCTATTACCTGGTCCGGCGGCCTGAACGAATCAAGCAGACGGGTCAGTAA
- a CDS encoding PLDc N-terminal domain-containing protein, whose protein sequence is MDSIIVGLIIMGVAAFIILQLVMWIWMLVDCLKNEPSEGNDKVIWVLLMVFLGIIGSLLYYFIRRPQRIEQLGQ, encoded by the coding sequence ATGGATTCAATAATAGTTGGACTGATTATAATGGGAGTTGCTGCTTTCATTATCTTACAGTTGGTGATGTGGATCTGGATGCTAGTCGATTGCCTAAAAAATGAACCATCGGAAGGAAATGATAAAGTGATCTGGGTACTCTTGATGGTGTTTCTCGGGATTATCGGATCTTTGCTCTATTACTTCATACGTCGGCCCCAGCGAATAGAACAACTGGGACAATAG
- a CDS encoding FHA domain-containing protein produces MGFFTSSSKDSQQAPATKTAAGSSYLLWIDGVGTYLVYLQETMRIGGPGDPGTIGGLGSAWADLSLLANLSRHHASIVRSGESYYLEAKAPVFCNQRAVNDRVLLTDQAELRLNTDAVLTFRQPTVLSATACLDLTSYHQPQQRLDGIILMADTCLMGPSCENHVVCHNWSGTVILYRQGDQILCRSKLEIFNNAEPASEGAVLTPGSLVSGPELRFRWEVVS; encoded by the coding sequence TTGGGCTTCTTCACTTCGTCATCAAAAGATTCGCAGCAAGCTCCCGCGACCAAAACCGCCGCTGGTTCGAGCTATCTGTTGTGGATTGACGGAGTCGGAACCTATCTGGTGTATTTACAGGAAACAATGCGCATTGGTGGCCCGGGGGATCCGGGAACCATTGGTGGCTTGGGATCGGCTTGGGCCGATTTGTCTTTGCTGGCGAACTTGTCCCGGCATCATGCTTCAATCGTGCGTTCTGGCGAGAGCTATTATCTGGAAGCGAAGGCCCCTGTTTTTTGTAATCAGCGTGCTGTGAATGACCGCGTCTTGCTGACCGATCAGGCAGAGCTTAGACTGAATACAGATGCTGTGCTCACATTTCGTCAGCCAACTGTGCTGAGTGCGACTGCTTGTCTGGATCTGACTAGCTATCATCAGCCTCAGCAGCGACTGGATGGCATCATCTTGATGGCGGATACATGTTTGATGGGGCCCTCCTGTGAGAATCATGTTGTCTGTCACAATTGGTCGGGAACCGTCATTTTGTATCGACAAGGTGACCAGATTTTGTGTCGCTCAAAGCTGGAAATATTTAACAATGCAGAGCCTGCTTCTGAGGGAGCCGTGTTAACCCCGGGTTCTCTGGTAAGTGGACCTGAATTGCGTTTTCGCTGGGAGGTCGTTAGTTAA
- a CDS encoding dipeptidase, with amino-acid sequence MLIFDAHLDMAWNACEWNRDLELPVTEIRKFERQFENIIPGEATVSWHALRKGGVGMTISTLLPRLHRKDAALTHYQSREAAYGVAMGQLAYYRAMVAKGVLREIPDSATLQSHVAEWEANEDAARADGSSIPIGFILSMEGAPPILSPEQIGDWFDAGLRILGPAHYGPGPYCFGTGSTGGLKEEGPALLKEMDRVGMLLDVTHLADQSFWEALEIYQGPVLASHHNCRSLVDADRQLTDEQIKALIERGAVIGCAFDNWMIKPGWTIGVSDPATTSMEDIANHTDHICQLAGNAKHCGMGTDLDGGFGKEQTPHDLDTIADLEMYAGILEKRGYSTEDIKGIMSQNFIDFFLKALPQTSA; translated from the coding sequence ATGCTGATTTTTGATGCCCACCTTGATATGGCCTGGAACGCCTGTGAATGGAACCGTGATCTGGAACTACCTGTTACCGAAATCAGGAAATTCGAAAGGCAGTTCGAAAATATTATCCCTGGCGAAGCGACCGTTTCCTGGCATGCTTTACGCAAAGGGGGCGTGGGGATGACGATTTCTACGTTGTTGCCACGATTGCATCGCAAAGATGCCGCGCTGACGCATTATCAGTCTCGCGAAGCCGCCTATGGCGTGGCGATGGGGCAGTTGGCTTATTACCGGGCAATGGTTGCCAAAGGAGTGTTGAGAGAGATTCCAGACAGCGCCACTTTACAGAGTCATGTGGCGGAGTGGGAGGCCAACGAAGACGCTGCACGAGCAGACGGGAGTTCTATTCCGATTGGTTTTATCCTGAGTATGGAGGGCGCACCGCCGATTCTGTCTCCAGAACAAATTGGTGACTGGTTTGATGCGGGTTTACGGATTTTAGGACCCGCACACTATGGGCCAGGACCCTACTGTTTTGGAACAGGCAGTACCGGAGGACTCAAAGAGGAAGGTCCTGCTTTACTGAAAGAGATGGATCGGGTAGGGATGCTGTTGGATGTGACTCATCTGGCAGATCAATCGTTCTGGGAAGCACTTGAGATTTATCAGGGACCTGTGCTTGCCAGCCATCATAACTGCCGTTCGTTGGTAGACGCAGACCGACAATTGACGGATGAGCAAATCAAGGCGTTGATTGAACGGGGGGCGGTGATCGGTTGTGCTTTCGATAACTGGATGATCAAACCAGGTTGGACGATTGGTGTTTCTGATCCGGCGACAACATCAATGGAAGACATTGCCAACCATACCGATCATATTTGTCAGCTGGCAGGAAATGCGAAGCATTGTGGTATGGGGACGGACCTGGATGGTGGTTTCGGCAAAGAGCAGACGCCACATGATCTGGATACCATTGCTGACTTGGAGATGTACGCCGGGATTCTGGAGAAGCGGGGTTACAGCACGGAAGATATTAAGGGCATAATGTCTCAGAACTTCATCGACTTCTTTCTGAAAGCGTTACCGCAAACGTCTGCTTGA
- a CDS encoding DUF423 domain-containing protein — MSCCSLNWSTIGASLGGLAVILGAFGAHGIDGYFTEKYAGQVKTVAGVKVPASQKYLNDFKTGAQYQMYHSLALLMVGFAGLTSQKKKLLNIAGWCFLLGIIFFSGSLYVLTLSGQTFWGAIAPIGGTLLIVGWFSLAAGVCCCGGSASDVVTAPETPSST, encoded by the coding sequence ATGTCTTGTTGTTCTCTTAACTGGTCTACGATTGGTGCCTCTTTGGGGGGCCTGGCTGTGATTTTAGGGGCATTCGGCGCGCATGGAATCGACGGATATTTCACGGAGAAATATGCAGGGCAGGTCAAAACGGTCGCTGGCGTGAAAGTACCGGCGTCGCAGAAATATCTAAATGATTTCAAAACCGGCGCACAATATCAGATGTATCATTCGCTGGCATTACTGATGGTCGGTTTTGCCGGCCTGACTTCACAGAAGAAAAAATTGTTGAATATTGCGGGCTGGTGTTTTCTGCTGGGGATCATTTTTTTCTCCGGCAGTCTTTACGTTTTGACTTTGAGCGGTCAGACTTTTTGGGGAGCGATTGCGCCGATTGGGGGCACGTTGCTCATTGTGGGCTGGTTTTCTCTGGCTGCAGGAGTCTGTTGCTGTGGTGGTTCTGCTTCCGATGTCGTGACCGCTCCCGAAACTCCTTCCTCAACATGA
- a CDS encoding DJ-1/PfpI family protein, which translates to MANKSILFLTGDYVEDYEIMVPFQALQMVGYQVDVVCPDKKAGDIIRTSIHDFEGDQTYSEKRGHNFTLNATFADVKPADYTGLLIPGGRAPEYIRLNEHVLEITREFAEANKPIAAICHGLQLLAAADVLKGKSCTAYPACAPEVNLAGGTYVETPIDGVHVDGNLVSAPAWPAHPQWLAAFLKVLGTKIEL; encoded by the coding sequence ATGGCAAACAAATCCATCCTGTTTTTAACGGGCGATTATGTCGAGGACTATGAAATCATGGTTCCGTTTCAGGCACTGCAAATGGTCGGCTATCAGGTCGATGTGGTCTGTCCCGATAAGAAAGCGGGCGACATCATTCGGACGTCGATTCATGATTTCGAAGGAGATCAGACCTATTCTGAAAAGCGAGGCCACAATTTTACGCTGAATGCGACCTTTGCGGATGTCAAACCCGCTGATTATACCGGGCTGTTGATTCCCGGCGGACGAGCACCGGAATACATTCGCCTGAATGAACACGTCCTGGAGATAACACGTGAGTTTGCCGAAGCGAATAAACCGATTGCCGCGATCTGTCATGGTTTACAGTTGCTGGCAGCCGCTGATGTGCTCAAAGGAAAAAGCTGTACGGCGTATCCAGCCTGTGCTCCGGAAGTGAATCTAGCGGGAGGCACTTATGTCGAGACACCCATTGATGGCGTGCACGTGGATGGGAATCTGGTTTCCGCGCCCGCCTGGCCCGCACATCCACAGTGGCTGGCGGCTTTTCTGAAAGTACTGGGAACGAAAATCGAGTTATAA
- a CDS encoding sulfite exporter TauE/SafE family protein: protein MGFGLIDFLLISSAGGLIGFLAGMFGVGGGFLLVPILNIVLGIPMELAVGASACQVLGPATTSLLARKIKLRDLFFPLVITGGLLLGVIAGTSILEHAKDLAEFSINGKKIIVAEFVVLVIYFMMLLGLGILSLRSARRSDAELSGALLKDRLQIPPLARFPDLFEGSLSIPVIAWFGLGLGLISGLLGISGGILLLPMLIFGLGIPTHRAISCSLVIVWIVAFQSTVAHAWHGNVSIIIVIALLLGGTVGARLGSDLNARLKGLQLRQQFGWLLLSVALMIGVRLVFLLAG from the coding sequence ATGGGCTTTGGATTGATCGATTTTTTACTGATTTCATCAGCCGGGGGGCTGATTGGCTTCCTGGCGGGGATGTTTGGGGTCGGGGGCGGTTTTCTTCTGGTACCCATACTGAATATTGTGCTGGGAATACCGATGGAACTGGCAGTCGGAGCGAGTGCCTGTCAGGTCTTGGGGCCGGCGACGACATCCTTATTAGCGCGAAAAATTAAACTACGCGATCTGTTTTTTCCGTTGGTAATTACCGGCGGACTGTTGCTGGGCGTCATTGCCGGAACAAGTATTCTGGAGCATGCCAAAGATTTGGCCGAATTCAGTATCAATGGAAAAAAGATCATCGTTGCGGAATTCGTAGTGTTGGTGATCTATTTTATGATGCTGCTGGGATTGGGGATACTTTCCTTGAGGAGTGCCCGTCGATCTGATGCGGAACTCAGCGGCGCTCTTCTGAAAGATCGATTACAGATTCCGCCTTTGGCACGATTTCCAGATTTATTTGAAGGCTCTCTTTCGATTCCTGTGATTGCCTGGTTTGGACTGGGGCTGGGTTTGATCTCTGGTCTGTTGGGAATTAGCGGGGGAATCCTGTTATTACCGATGCTGATTTTTGGTTTAGGAATTCCCACTCATCGGGCCATCTCCTGCAGTTTGGTGATTGTCTGGATTGTGGCGTTTCAGTCGACGGTGGCGCATGCCTGGCATGGAAATGTGAGCATCATCATTGTGATTGCGTTGCTTTTGGGAGGGACGGTGGGAGCCCGCCTGGGTTCTGATCTGAATGCTCGACTCAAAGGCCTGCAGTTAAGACAACAGTTTGGCTGGTTATTACTGTCAGTGGCTCTTATGATTGGAGTGCGTCTGGTATTTTTGCTGGCCGGATAA
- the dprA gene encoding DNA-processing protein DprA, translated as MNQPVFAEVFPNMDECPPESEQPLLDQIQLNLIHGVGPRIRHTLLEHFGTASQILKTPRQELLNVPGIGKKLADAICYRSAKSTAEDELRRCREFGYQILSEEADAYPSLLKEMPDPPSLLYCKGTLLPEDELAVAIVGSRKCTHYGLQQAEKIAGALARSGITIVSGLARGIDRAAHEGALKAGGRTIAVMATGLSHIYPPEHQDLSEQVASQGALVTEFPLDQAPVAGLFPQRNRIISGLSMGVVLIEAGRKSGALHTARHAYEQGREVFAVPGRIDHPASAGCHDLIRDGAMLVRDVEDILEGLGPVKTPVMTAESREVHSPRELALSEFERDVLNLVTLDPQHLNEIVQSSHLDSSRILSTLTILEMRKVVKRLPGGFLVRATG; from the coding sequence GTGAATCAACCTGTTTTTGCTGAGGTCTTCCCAAATATGGATGAGTGCCCCCCTGAATCAGAACAGCCACTCCTCGATCAGATTCAACTCAATCTGATCCACGGAGTAGGTCCGCGCATCCGTCATACACTGTTAGAACATTTCGGTACCGCTTCCCAGATCTTAAAGACGCCTCGACAGGAACTTTTAAACGTACCCGGGATCGGTAAGAAACTGGCCGACGCGATCTGTTATCGCTCTGCCAAGTCGACTGCCGAAGACGAACTCAGACGCTGTCGTGAGTTCGGCTATCAGATTCTGTCTGAAGAAGCAGACGCGTATCCCTCTCTCCTGAAAGAAATGCCAGATCCGCCCTCCCTGCTCTACTGTAAAGGTACACTGCTCCCCGAAGATGAACTGGCGGTCGCCATCGTCGGCTCACGTAAATGCACCCACTACGGACTACAACAGGCAGAAAAGATTGCCGGCGCTCTCGCCCGGTCCGGCATCACAATCGTCAGTGGACTGGCACGCGGCATCGATCGCGCCGCCCATGAAGGTGCGCTCAAAGCAGGTGGCCGAACAATCGCAGTAATGGCCACAGGACTCTCACACATTTACCCACCCGAACATCAGGACCTCTCAGAGCAAGTCGCCAGCCAGGGTGCACTCGTCACCGAATTCCCCCTCGATCAGGCACCAGTCGCCGGTCTGTTTCCGCAACGCAATCGTATCATCAGCGGTCTCTCGATGGGAGTCGTACTGATTGAAGCCGGTCGAAAAAGCGGCGCGCTGCACACTGCTCGTCATGCTTATGAGCAGGGACGTGAAGTCTTCGCTGTTCCCGGCCGCATCGATCATCCAGCCAGTGCCGGTTGTCACGATCTGATTCGTGACGGTGCAATGCTCGTGCGTGATGTGGAAGACATACTGGAAGGACTTGGCCCGGTCAAAACCCCTGTGATGACCGCAGAAAGCCGTGAAGTCCATTCTCCCCGTGAGCTCGCGTTAAGCGAATTTGAACGTGACGTCCTGAATCTGGTCACGCTCGACCCTCAGCACCTCAACGAAATTGTTCAGTCCAGTCATCTCGATTCGTCACGCATTCTGTCGACGCTCACTATCCTGGAAATGCGAAAAGTGGTCAAACGGCTGCCTGGCGGTTTTCTAGTGAGAGCCACCGGCTGA
- a CDS encoding class I SAM-dependent methyltransferase codes for MNTASEESIAGQAVYSKNLLSIYDLWVLGISNSLIWKCRTKHILRWLNQNLTSNHLDVGVGTGYYLDHCTFPNSQVRLGLLDLNPNSLETTAQRVSRFSPEVYQADILQPLPAPPQRFDSVSLNYLLHCLPGDLTSKATLFDHLTPWLNPGALISGSTILHEGVPKGLAARRLMRIYNQKKIFTNAADSLDELQSQLASRYTGVELKVIGCVALFRAQFNPTTPN; via the coding sequence ATGAATACTGCTTCTGAAGAAAGCATCGCTGGTCAAGCGGTCTACTCAAAAAATTTATTGTCTATCTATGATCTCTGGGTTCTGGGAATTTCAAATTCCCTGATCTGGAAGTGTCGTACAAAACACATTCTGCGCTGGTTGAATCAAAATTTGACATCCAATCATCTGGATGTCGGCGTCGGTACCGGCTACTACCTGGATCACTGCACGTTTCCGAATTCCCAAGTCAGACTCGGCCTGCTGGATTTAAATCCCAACAGTCTGGAAACAACCGCGCAACGAGTTAGTCGCTTTAGTCCCGAAGTCTATCAGGCGGATATCCTGCAGCCCTTACCTGCACCACCCCAGCGGTTTGACTCGGTCAGTCTGAACTATCTGCTGCATTGTCTGCCCGGCGACCTGACATCCAAGGCAACACTCTTTGATCATCTCACTCCCTGGTTGAATCCGGGTGCGCTGATTTCCGGCTCCACGATTCTGCACGAAGGAGTTCCCAAAGGTCTAGCCGCGCGACGATTAATGCGTATTTACAATCAAAAAAAGATCTTCACGAATGCTGCGGACAGTCTCGATGAGTTACAATCTCAGCTTGCCAGTCGCTATACTGGCGTGGAACTGAAAGTCATCGGCTGTGTCGCCTTGTTTCGAGCTCAATTCAATCCCACTACACCTAATTGA
- a CDS encoding ferritin-like domain-containing protein: MEIREFAERVLLSDSLEEKLKAAPETLTDEQPGKPLRIKEPGRPANLQFAPPRTAPGMPKPSALVEQDKRALAHHIMANHELQALEVMAYILCAFPDAPTEFRQGMCKIMADEQRHTRMHKERASVLGLEFGSLPVNCYIWKKALSYESVLDYLAGLPLTFEGRNLDHAQEFEQYFLDAGDQRSAALMKVVYRDEIQHVAFGLHWLRKLKPDHLSDWDAYEQHLHWPVRAALSVGDTFNREGRKQTGMTDEFIEQLYQAAQTDLPPNQKPKNLE; the protein is encoded by the coding sequence ATGGAAATTCGTGAATTTGCAGAACGAGTCCTGCTCAGTGACTCACTAGAAGAGAAACTGAAGGCTGCTCCGGAAACACTCACAGACGAGCAACCCGGCAAACCGTTGCGTATTAAAGAACCAGGGCGACCTGCCAATCTGCAATTCGCACCACCCCGCACAGCGCCCGGTATGCCGAAACCGTCTGCGCTGGTCGAACAGGACAAACGGGCGCTCGCCCACCACATTATGGCTAACCATGAACTGCAGGCATTGGAAGTGATGGCCTACATTCTGTGCGCGTTTCCCGATGCCCCTACGGAATTTCGCCAGGGAATGTGTAAAATCATGGCTGACGAGCAACGTCACACCCGCATGCATAAAGAACGCGCTTCGGTACTCGGCCTGGAATTCGGCAGCCTGCCTGTGAACTGTTACATCTGGAAGAAGGCGCTCAGCTACGAAAGCGTGCTTGATTATCTAGCAGGTCTTCCGCTCACCTTCGAAGGTCGCAACCTTGATCACGCACAAGAATTCGAACAGTATTTTCTCGACGCCGGTGACCAGCGCAGTGCCGCGTTGATGAAAGTGGTCTACCGCGATGAAATTCAACACGTCGCATTCGGCCTGCACTGGCTCCGCAAGTTAAAGCCCGATCACCTCTCCGACTGGGATGCTTACGAACAACACTTGCACTGGCCCGTCCGTGCGGCGCTTTCCGTCGGTGATACCTTCAACCGCGAAGGCCGCAAACAGACGGGAATGACCGACGAATTCATCGAGCAACTCTATCAGGCTGCACAAACCGATCTGCCCCCGAATCAGAAACCGAAGAACCTGGAATAA
- a CDS encoding HAD family hydrolase: MVRDWMRGNLTANQIVATLKITPSHEFPPNYLIRKLVHDCQLMQINGPLIQFLQEAQKAAIMIVLATDNMDCFHEAIQRARQQKPRSTQQRLCETTSFVAAAQLFDDILCSSEQGVLKREDPRRFFKDWLNRHSLDFRDALLVDDLEINCNAFRCVGGSTLQMTIEPWRTDSDPAILEFFNRLQTKLSNKTI, from the coding sequence ATGGTGCGCGACTGGATGCGGGGAAACCTGACAGCAAATCAGATCGTAGCTACTCTAAAAATCACACCGAGTCATGAATTCCCCCCTAATTACCTGATTCGTAAATTAGTCCATGACTGCCAACTGATGCAAATTAACGGACCGTTGATTCAGTTTTTACAAGAAGCACAGAAAGCAGCTATAATGATTGTCCTCGCAACAGATAATATGGACTGCTTTCATGAAGCAATACAAAGAGCAAGACAGCAGAAACCCAGATCGACTCAACAAAGGTTGTGTGAAACAACATCGTTCGTTGCAGCCGCTCAGCTATTTGATGACATTCTGTGTTCCAGCGAACAAGGCGTACTGAAAAGAGAAGATCCGCGACGTTTTTTCAAAGACTGGCTTAACCGCCATTCCCTCGATTTCAGAGACGCCCTGCTAGTGGACGACCTGGAAATCAACTGCAATGCATTTCGTTGTGTTGGTGGTTCCACTCTGCAAATGACAATCGAACCTTGGAGAACAGATTCAGATCCTGCAATATTAGAGTTTTTCAACCGGTTGCAAACAAAACTATCAAACAAGACTATTTAA